The Oncorhynchus gorbuscha isolate QuinsamMale2020 ecotype Even-year unplaced genomic scaffold, OgorEven_v1.0 Un_scaffold_2185, whole genome shotgun sequence genome has a segment encoding these proteins:
- the LOC124025123 gene encoding melanophilin-like isoform X2, protein MDLTALSDDEAKHVWEVIQRDFTLRKIEEERLGDLKTKIEKEDTKIELLGTQTTLVDSHCIRCLQPFKFLVNSKRQCIDCKMYTCKACSRYNKKDHGWVCDPCRMTRVLKIGTVGWYHDNVRTRFKRFGSAKVMKSLYKRLNGEGARRDSDTQSMPDFRNDRYNGHDEDYAEAEAQRYKMMRKNKRLLSVHPMDLDVDIEEYFPPHSRTHSRRQSYQQIQEERGGGHRGDMEFMDSMQQQQHRMNRRKSLDRYNMRPDDGQYGMVRARSLSKISSSMNRQHYVDTSEEEEGGRNTMYQTPYRRRPSYSRVGSHENLQAPTQQPVNALNKRMSAIESLLNRLESKMTLPPDDEETPPTAAQIEEEKLRRKLSELAGNISVPSSDEEAGGGKKTPLLKRAAVKSNLPVLPLEPLSSSSDEGPTEAQQRSTAAALCDITKEFLRTINAAESAMNEYFPSITSNDSPMITDVADVRKAAESYRELEENVYMTSGKSFDLEKKLRHLEQSAKNRFGGATDSELSDLEDVVALTAHRVQSTESEVSDLENKLAALRASGKKKISGSQNRKRFNQDFPTKPSNGSGSLRKSNHM, encoded by the exons ggACCTAAAGACTAAGATAGAGAAGGAGGACACTAAGATTGAGCTGCTGGGTACTCAGACCACCCTGGTAGACTCTCACTGTATCCGCTGTCTGCAGCCCTTTAAGTTCCTGGTCAACAGTAAGCGACAGTGCATAGACTGTAAGATGTACACCTGCAAGGCATGCAGCCGCTACAACAAGAAGGATCACGGCTGGGTGTGCGACCCCTGTCGTATGACAAG GGTCCTGAAAATTGGAACAGTGGGATGGTACCATGACAACGTGCGCACCCGTTTCAAGCGCTTCGGCAGTGCCAAGGTGATGAAGTCTCTTTACAAGCGACTCAATGGAGAGG gCGCCCGTCGTGACAGTGACACACAAAGCATGCCTGATTTCCGCA atGACAGGTACAATGGTCATGATGAGGACTATGCAGAAGCAGAAGCTCAGCGATACAAAATG ATGCGAAAGAACAAGCGCCTGCTCTCTGTTCATCCCATGGACTTGGATGTGGATATAGAAGAGTATTTTCCACCCCACTCTCGCACTCACTCTCGTCGACAATCCTACCAG CAGATCCAGGAGGAGCGAGGTGGTGGTCACCGGGGTGACATGGAGTTCATGGATTCCatgcagcaacaacaacaccgCATGAACCGTAGGAAGAGCCTGGATAGGTACAACATGCGCCCTG ACGATGGGCAGTATGGGATGGTGCGTGCCCGCTCCCTATCCAAGATCAGCTCCTCTATGAACCGCCAACACTATGTGGACAcgtcagaagaggaggagggagggcgcAACACCATGTACCAGACCCCCTATCGCCGACGCCCTTCCTACAGCCGAGTTGGCTCTCACGAGAACCTGCAGGCCCCAACACAACAACCG GTCAACGCGCTAAACAAGCGAATGTCAGCCATAGAGAGTCTCCTGAACCGGCTGGAGTCCAAGATGACTCTACCCCCCGACGATGAG GAGACGCCCCCGACCGCTGCacagatagaggaggagaagctGAGGAGGAAGCTGAGCGAGCTGGCAGGGAACATCAGTGTTCCGTCCTCCGACGAGGAAGCAGGAGGGGGGAAGAAGACCCCTTTATTAAAGAGGGCCGCTGTGAAGAGTAACCTCCCAGTCCTCCCCCTAGAGCCCCTCAGTTCCTCCAGCGATGAGGGGCCCACCGAGGCTCAGCAG AGATCCACCGCGGCGGCCCTCTGTGACATCACCAAAGAGTTTCTAAGAACCATTAATGCCGCTGAAAGCGCCATGAACGAGTACTTCCCCTCAATAACGTCTAATGACAGCCCTATGATAACTGACGTGGCTGACGTAAGGAAAGCAGCTGAGTCTTACAGAGAACTTGAGGAAAAT GTGTACATGACCTCAGGGAAGTCCTTTGATCTGGAGAAGAAGCTGAGGCATCTGGAGCAGAGTGCCAAGAACCGCTTCGGAGGGGCCACAGACTCGGAGCTGTCTGACCTGGAGGACGTGGTGGCTCTGACTGCACATCGGGTCCAGAGCACTGAGAGTGAG GTGTCTGATTTGGAGAACAAACTTGCTGCTCTAAGGGCCTCAGGGAAGAAAAAG ATATCAGGTTCACAGAACAGGAAAAGGTTTAACCAAGACTTCCCCACAA AACCCAGCAACGGCTCAGGATCCCTACGGAAATCCAATCACATGTAG
- the LOC124025123 gene encoding melanophilin-like isoform X4, whose protein sequence is MDLTALSDDEAKHVWEVIQRDFTLRKIEEERLGDLKTKIEKEDTKIELLGTQTTLVDSHCIRCLQPFKFLVNSKRQCIDCKMYTCKACSRYNKKDHGWVCDPCRMTRVLKIGTVGWYHDNVRTRFKRFGSAKVMKSLYKRLNGEGARRDSDTQSMPDFRNDRYNGHDEDYAEAEAQRYKMMRKNKRLLSVHPMDLDVDIEEYFPPHSRTHSRRQSYQQIQEERGGGHRGDMEFMDSMQQQQHRMNRRKSLDRYNMRPDDGQYGMVRARSLSKISSSMNRQHYVDTSEEEEGGRNTMYQTPYRRRPSYSRVGSHENLQAPTQQPVNALNKRMSAIESLLNRLESKMTLPPDDEETPPTAAQIEEEKLRRKLSELAGNISVPSSDEEAGGGKKTPLLKRAAVKSNLPVLPLEPLSSSSDEGPTEAQQVYMTSGKSFDLEKKLRHLEQSAKNRFGGATDSELSDLEDVVALTAHRVQSTESEVSDLENKLAALRASGKKKISGSQNRKRFNQDFPTKPSNGSGSLRKSNHM, encoded by the exons ggACCTAAAGACTAAGATAGAGAAGGAGGACACTAAGATTGAGCTGCTGGGTACTCAGACCACCCTGGTAGACTCTCACTGTATCCGCTGTCTGCAGCCCTTTAAGTTCCTGGTCAACAGTAAGCGACAGTGCATAGACTGTAAGATGTACACCTGCAAGGCATGCAGCCGCTACAACAAGAAGGATCACGGCTGGGTGTGCGACCCCTGTCGTATGACAAG GGTCCTGAAAATTGGAACAGTGGGATGGTACCATGACAACGTGCGCACCCGTTTCAAGCGCTTCGGCAGTGCCAAGGTGATGAAGTCTCTTTACAAGCGACTCAATGGAGAGG gCGCCCGTCGTGACAGTGACACACAAAGCATGCCTGATTTCCGCA atGACAGGTACAATGGTCATGATGAGGACTATGCAGAAGCAGAAGCTCAGCGATACAAAATG ATGCGAAAGAACAAGCGCCTGCTCTCTGTTCATCCCATGGACTTGGATGTGGATATAGAAGAGTATTTTCCACCCCACTCTCGCACTCACTCTCGTCGACAATCCTACCAG CAGATCCAGGAGGAGCGAGGTGGTGGTCACCGGGGTGACATGGAGTTCATGGATTCCatgcagcaacaacaacaccgCATGAACCGTAGGAAGAGCCTGGATAGGTACAACATGCGCCCTG ACGATGGGCAGTATGGGATGGTGCGTGCCCGCTCCCTATCCAAGATCAGCTCCTCTATGAACCGCCAACACTATGTGGACAcgtcagaagaggaggagggagggcgcAACACCATGTACCAGACCCCCTATCGCCGACGCCCTTCCTACAGCCGAGTTGGCTCTCACGAGAACCTGCAGGCCCCAACACAACAACCG GTCAACGCGCTAAACAAGCGAATGTCAGCCATAGAGAGTCTCCTGAACCGGCTGGAGTCCAAGATGACTCTACCCCCCGACGATGAG GAGACGCCCCCGACCGCTGCacagatagaggaggagaagctGAGGAGGAAGCTGAGCGAGCTGGCAGGGAACATCAGTGTTCCGTCCTCCGACGAGGAAGCAGGAGGGGGGAAGAAGACCCCTTTATTAAAGAGGGCCGCTGTGAAGAGTAACCTCCCAGTCCTCCCCCTAGAGCCCCTCAGTTCCTCCAGCGATGAGGGGCCCACCGAGGCTCAGCAG GTGTACATGACCTCAGGGAAGTCCTTTGATCTGGAGAAGAAGCTGAGGCATCTGGAGCAGAGTGCCAAGAACCGCTTCGGAGGGGCCACAGACTCGGAGCTGTCTGACCTGGAGGACGTGGTGGCTCTGACTGCACATCGGGTCCAGAGCACTGAGAGTGAG GTGTCTGATTTGGAGAACAAACTTGCTGCTCTAAGGGCCTCAGGGAAGAAAAAG ATATCAGGTTCACAGAACAGGAAAAGGTTTAACCAAGACTTCCCCACAA AACCCAGCAACGGCTCAGGATCCCTACGGAAATCCAATCACATGTAG